The following are from one region of the Desulfofundulus luciae genome:
- a CDS encoding polyprenyl synthetase family protein has translation MLELFEEIKDEMAIVERELQATLQTPDPFLTETSTHLLKAGGKRLRPAFSLLGGKCANFHLERVLPLAVALELIHMATLVHDDVVDAAMTRRGVPTIKARWGNRISTYIGDYLFAQSLILIASYDEPLIPRVLASTSVKMCEGEIQQISGSFDIGQTVKDYFYRINRKTALLIAASCQLGAVACGAPKEIHLALRRYGHNIGMAFQITDDILDLVAEQRQLGKPVGSDLRQGIITLPVIYALEHSPQRERLRALILSREKDEEQVQEAIALIRHCGGIKHSIEIAEKYILKAKGALKNLPERPAKKILAAIADFISIRKF, from the coding sequence ATGCTGGAGCTGTTTGAGGAAATTAAAGATGAAATGGCCATCGTAGAACGGGAATTGCAAGCCACCTTGCAAACCCCGGATCCTTTTCTCACCGAAACCTCTACCCATCTTTTGAAGGCAGGGGGAAAGCGCCTGCGCCCTGCCTTTAGCTTGTTAGGAGGTAAGTGCGCCAATTTTCACCTGGAGCGGGTCCTGCCCCTGGCGGTAGCTTTAGAACTCATCCATATGGCCACCCTGGTTCACGATGATGTGGTAGACGCGGCCATGACCCGCCGCGGTGTACCCACCATCAAGGCTCGCTGGGGAAACCGGATTTCTACCTATATCGGAGACTACCTGTTTGCCCAATCTCTGATTCTTATTGCCAGTTATGATGAACCCCTGATACCCCGGGTGCTGGCCAGTACCAGCGTAAAAATGTGCGAAGGGGAAATCCAGCAAATCTCCGGTTCCTTTGATATCGGGCAAACGGTGAAGGACTATTTTTATCGCATTAACCGTAAAACCGCCCTGCTCATTGCCGCCAGCTGCCAGTTAGGGGCCGTAGCCTGCGGTGCTCCCAAGGAAATACACCTTGCTCTGCGGCGGTACGGGCACAACATCGGCATGGCCTTTCAAATAACCGACGACATCCTGGACCTGGTGGCCGAACAGCGCCAACTGGGCAAACCGGTGGGCAGCGATTTGCGCCAAGGCATCATTACCCTGCCGGTTATTTACGCCCTAGAGCACAGCCCCCAGCGGGAACGTTTAAGGGCATTGATTTTATCCCGGGAGAAGGATGAGGAACAGGTCCAGGAAGCAATAGCCCTCATCCGGCATTGCGGCGGGATTAAACATTCCATTGAAATAGCTGAAAAATACATATTGAAGGCGAAAGGGGCCTTAAAGAATTTGCCGGAACGCCCTGCCAAGAAAATTTTAGCAGCCATTGCAGATTTTATAAGCATCAGAAAATTCTAG